The genomic region ATTCAAAAGACCGCGTTTGAGCCATTCCATCTGTGCACGACCAAGGAAGTCGGTATTGTCTGTCGGTGTTGCACTGTTATTGGCATCGTTGGTGCCGCGATAGGTCCGCATATCAAGGAAGAAGATTTCCAAGGACGGGCCATAGGACACCTTGCGATACACCCGCCCCGGTTCGGATGCGTGTTCGGTCACTGGTAGCATTTCGCGGAATGCACGGTTTGCCCGCGCAGCCAGAAGGGATGCCGATTTTTCAGTGTATCGATCATCGCCAAGCAGCATCTCGCCCGGATACCAGTTATTGGTAACTTCGTGGTCATCCCATTGATAATAGACCGGGATCAGGCGGTTGAATTCGCGCAGATGCTGATCAAGCATGTTGTATTTGTAGTTGCCGCGAAACTCGTCAATGGTTTCGGCAACCTTTGCGGTGTCTTCGGTGGTGATGTTTTTCCAAATCTGTCCATCCGGGGTTTTCTGGGTTTCGGCAAACGGACCATCGGCATAGATGGTATCACCCGAATGGATGAAGAAATCCGGGTTGTGTTTGGCAATGGTGGCATAGGTTTTCATCCCGCCACGATCTTCATCAATGCCCCAGCCCTGCCCGGCCGTGTCGCCTGACCAGCCAAACCGAATATTGCGTTTCGCCGCCGGTGCAGTGCGGAAATGGCCAATAATCGGCTCGGACGATGCGCGTGCGTCATCAAGGTTTTCAAAATGGATCTTGTAAAAAACATCCTGGCCGGCTGGCAGGTCCGCCAGTGCAAGCTTGCCGGCAAAATCACGTTCAGGCAGCACATCGACATGCGGGATGCGGACCGAATTTTTGAAGCCTTCGGTTGTTGCGATTTCAGTGATCATGCGTGATGCACGATCCGCACGCCCCCAGATGCAGGCGGTATTGGCGGTCACATCACCACTTTGCACCCCATGGGTAATCATCGGGCGATCAGCAGCACGGGAAATAGATGGCATAAAGAAACCACCCATGGCGGATGCAGCACCTGCTGTTGCGCTGGTGGCAAGAAATTTGCGGCGGGAAAGTCGAAACGACATAACGAAACCCTCTTCAAGGTATGAAAATCACCTTGAGGAGAATGACAAAATCAAATGACAGTGCGATGTCACCCGTTTGATCGTTTTGTCATTGTTTGATGACAGCGCAACATCGCGAAAGGCCTGATTTGAAAACAAATTCTTTCAGATGAACACATCCCTGAACGAACAAAGCCGGATGCTGATCACATCCGGCTTTGTTGATATTTAAGCGGCGAATTTCGCCACTATATCATCGTTGTCGCGCGGCCTAGTAAATGCCACCCGGCCCGGACACAGCGCCAGCGCTGTTATCCGAATTGCCCGATCCGCTATAACCACCATCAATCACATTGTCATTTGATGCCGGGATGGTGCCGGGTTTGAAGGCCTCCCAGATCACGTCCTGAGCACCCGGGCCAGCCGGAAGACCGGTACGCGATTCAACACGCACCATGCGAATGCCCGGCGGTGTACGGAACGGAATGGCTTTGGTGCCTTCAAGCGCACCGCGCATGAATTCCTTCCAGATCGGGGCAGCAGCACTTGCGCCCTGCTCCTTGTCGCCAAGGGATCGGTTGTCATCAAAGCCGACATAAACGCCAACGGCCAAATCCGGCGAGAAGCCGACAAACCATGCATCACGTGAATCATTGGTCGTGCCGGTTTTACCAGCCAACGGATAACCAAGTTCGGCGATTGTCCGGCCAGTACCACGTGAAATAACGCCTTCCATGATGTGAACCATCTGGAACGCACTGGCCGGATCGGTCAGTTGTTCACGGGTATCAGGCAGATCAGGCGGCATCTGATTGCGGAATTCCACATCCTGACACAGGGTGCACTCGCGTTCGTCACGACGATAAATCACATTGCCGCGACGATCCTGAATACGGTCGATCAGGGTCGGGGTGATTTTCTTGCCACCATTGACCAGTTCGGCATAAGCCGCGGTCAGTCGCATCACCGTCGTTTCAGCCGCGCCAAGCGACATCGACAGGACATCTGGCATTTCATCAACAATGCCAAACCGTTCGGCATAATCGACAACCGTGGGCATGCCGATGGTCTGGGCCAGACGCACCGTCATCAGGTTTCGCGATTTTTCGATACCAAGGCGCATGGTCGAAGGACCATAGAACTGGCCGCTATAGTTGCCCGGTTTCCATTTACCAAGCCCCGGCCCCTGATCAATCACAAACGGCGCATCAAGCACCAGTGTGGACGGGGTAAAGCCCTGGTCCAGGGCCGCCAGATAAATAAACGGCTTGAAGGCCGAACCCGGCTGACGGCGGGCCTGTGTCGCACGGTTGAATTTCGACAGATCATGCGAAAAACCGCCCGACATCGCCAGTACGCGACCGGTATGCGGATCCATCGCCACCAGACCACCGTTGACGTTCGGGATCTGGCGCAGGCCATAGGTATTGGGCGGAAGCGTCTCGCCATCAAGTTCGGCGAAATGTTTGACGTAAATGACATCGCCGGGTTTGAGGACATCTGACGGTCGGTTAACGACCGCACCCAATGTCTGGCCCTTTTGCCACGGGCGCGCCCATGTCAGGAAGCGCAGCGGAATGCGGCCCTGCTCACCATTCATCAGGCCCAGTTTTGCCTCGTTGGCATCGGTATCAAGAACAACCGCACGATCCCACGGGATATCGGCGGGCGTTTCAACTTCGCGCAGGGCCTGCTGCCAGTTGCCAGACAGATCAATGTTGGTGATCGGACCGCGCCAGCCATGGCGGCGGTCATATTCGACCAAACCGTCAAACAGCGCCTTGTCGGCGATATCCTGCAAACGCGGAACCACGGTCGAACGCACAGAAAGGCCACCGTCATACAGCATGCCTTCGCCGTAACGATCGACAAGCTGGCGACGGACTTCTTCGGCAAAGAAATCAGCCTGATAGGTATCAACCGATTCACGGCTTTTGCCCTGAAGCGGAGCCGACCATGCCGCCTGTGCTTCGGCCTCGGTGATGTAATTTTCTTCCAGCATCCGGCCAATCACCCAGTTACGACGCGCCTTGGCTTCGTCATGGTTACGGACCGGGTGATAGTTCGAGGGTGCCTTTGGCAGGGCAGCAAGATAGGCGGCTTCCTCGATATTAAGTTCATCAAGAGACTTGTCGAAGTAACGCAAGGCTGCGGCGGCGACGCCATAGCTGCCACTGCCAAGGTAAATCTCGTTCAGATAAAGTTCGAGGATGTGTTCCTTGGAAAAGGCGCGCTCGATCCGGAAGGACAGAATGGCTTCCTTGATCTTGCGCTCATAGGAAACTTCGTTGGTCAAAAGGAAGTTCTTGGCGACCTGCTGGGTGATGGTAGATGCACCGACCGGGCGTTTGCCCGTACCCATATTGACAACGTTGGTCACAGCAGCACGCAAGACAGAGGCAAAATCGATCCCCGGGTGGGAGAAGAAGTTTTTGTCCTCGGCCGCGACAAAGGCATCAACCACCTTGGGCGGGATGGCCGAAATCGGCACAAAAACACGCTTTTCACGCGCATATTCGGCAATCAACGCGCCGTCGGATGCATGAACACGTGTCATGACCTCGGGCTCGTAATTTTCAAGCTGGGTGTAATCGGGCAGTCCTTGGCCAAAGTGCCAGAAGATCGCCAGCATACCGGCGCCGCCCGCAACCGCCATCAAGAACAGAAAACCGAAAATACTAAGTAAAATTCGCATGTAAGCAGGTCTTTTTCATTTTGTTGGCCTGATCCGGTAGGGGCGCATATTCATGCACTCTTACCGGAAATGCAATGTCCAGGCAGACATTTCGCCTGTCTGTGCCGAAAAAACGGATGTATCCGCATTATAGCGGCAAAATAATGACAAGGTTGTGACAGCCGCCACGCCAGACAGCATTTGTTCGCGCAAACAACGCACCCAATAATTTCGCCACCCGTCTCGGCCCCAGCGAAATCATCGGCATCATGCCCGAGTATTAGAATTTGTGTTTCTCGAAATAGATATCAATTGCCCGCAAGACCGCATCGGCAATCTTTTTGCGATGAGCTGGGCTTTGCAACAACTTGGCGTCGGTCGCATTGGAGAGATATCCCATTTCAAACAGGGCCGAAGGAATATCCGGTGCCTTCAGAACCGCAAAACCGGCAAAGCGATGGGTGCGACGTTGCAGTTCGATGCTTTGGGCAAGCTGACTGACCATGTTGGCCGCAAGGGTCGCCGACAGGTTCATGGTTTCGCGTTGCGCAAGATCGATCAGAATGCTTTGCACCAGCGTGTTTTCATCGGAAAGATCAATACCGGCAATGACGTCGGCCTTGTTTTCCTTGGATGCCAGTGCCGCGGCCTCTTTGTCCGATGCGTTTTCAGACAGGGTATAGACCGATGCCCCGCGATGCTTGGGATTACCGATTGAATCTGCATGCAGGGATATGAACAAATCAGCCCCGGCCTTGCGTGCGATGTCCACACGTTGGCGCAGTTTCAGGAACACATCCTTGTCACGCGTCAACAAAACGCGATAGCGCCCCGATGCGGTCAGGGTTTCAGCCAACTGGCGTGCGGCGGCAAGGGTCAGGTCCTTTTCATAGACATTGCCAACCCCGATCGCGCCCGGGTCCACCCCGCCATGCCCGGCATCAATCGCGATCAGTGGCTTTTCTTCGCCACCGCGGCCCGATTGCACCGCGACATCGACACTTTGTTCGGTCGCACTGGTATCGTTACGACTGCGAGCAGAATAGGCTTCCATGCTCTGGCGCGATGCGGTCAGAAACCCATCGCGCTGTGTCGGTTTAAGATCAACCACCAGACGATTGGGCTTCCCGCCACCGGGCGGTAACGAGAAAATCTTTGAAACCAACGATGGTTGGGCAACGTCAAGAACCACACGGAACGTGCCCGGTTTAAACAGGCCATACCGCAGACCGGAAATAAGCCCACCACCCGAAGTCACCTTGCCCGGCGGGGCGTTCCAGTCAATTTCCGGCATATCAATGATGATGCGGTACGGATCGGGCAGCAGGAAATAGGTAAAGTCGACTTCCTGATCGAGATCGATCACAAAGCGCGTGTAGTCGGGATAAACCCCGAGCCGCGCACCAAGCACCTTGGCCGTTTGGGCTGACGCACCTGATACGATGATCTGGGATGCACACAACAGCGCAAACACCACCATCATCGTTCTGGCAATTTTAACCAGCAACGATCGCGATGGTGCTTTTTTAGGCGTGGAAAATGAAGTCGCGTGCTGTGAATACATCTGTCGTTTCAGCGCCTGTTACCCTGCAAGAGCATCTGTTAAGCGCTTATAGCAATGCGTTGGTTAACGGGCAATTGACCAACAACAGAACTTGCATGACAGACCTTTCAACTTTCCGCGATGGGCATGACCTGGGACAAAACTGTAAAAACAGTGTGTTTTCATATATTTGCTCGAACCAAATCATCCAAAGGAAAATCGCGCGGATTTCTGTGTGTTTTTACACGTTACTGTCAGAAAGTCGTCACATCACGCAACAAAACTGTTTGTAGCATACGCATAAAAGGGATATGTTGCACCCGAGATTCCTATGCTTTGTGGTAAGCAACCAAAATGCCACCAGGCTGAGGACGCGACGAGTGCAGTTCTTACGGTCGGTGTCTCGGTGACGCGGCAATTCCCGCTCCCGATAGAGCCCTCCTTAAAAAGGCTGTCTTGGCGCGCTCGAAGACACGCAATCTAATTCTTTTTGTTTCAACACCAAAACCAGGTCCAACCGGAAGAGCAGCCGACACGCGATGACCCAGATACATACAGGACATATCGCGACCTTTATGGTTGGCGCCTCCGGACACGCCGGTTTGTTTGCATATCAGCGCAATTGCGCCCATAGCATTGAACTGGCGGGGCCTCCAGGAACAGGTTCCGAATGGTCAAACGTATGCTTATCGATGCAACGCACGCGGAAGAAAGCCGCGTCGTTGTTATTCACGGAAATCGCCTAGAAGAATACGACGTCGAAACTTCGACAAAAAAGCAAATCAAGGGTAATATCTATCTCGCGAAAGTCACGCGAGTAGAACCGTCGCTTCAGGCGGCCTTTGTTGACTATGGCGGAAACCGTCATGGTTTCCTTGCGTTCAGCGAAATCCATTCCGACTATTATCAAATTCCGGTTGCCGACCGTGAAGCTCTTGCCCAGCAGAGCAACACACAGGTCAAGGACGCCGAAATCGTCGAAGACAATATCGGCGATACCGAAGACAGCCCGAAAAAAGACAAGAAACCGTCGCGTTCCCGTTCGCGCCGCAAACCGCGCGCCCAGAGCAAGGACGAAGCATCCGACACGCCTGAGGCAGAAAACACTGACGCCGCCGCATCGGAAGATGCCGCTGCCCCGTCAGATGCCGCAACCGACAATGCCGGTTCTGGCGAGGAAGAAGAAGCCAAGCCGCGTCGCCGTCGCCCGCGCAATCGTCGCAAGAAAAGCGATGATGTCGAAGCATCTGGCACCGACGCAGAAGCATCCACCGACGGCAACGACAACAACGGCTCGGACGGTGACGATACCCCGACTGGTGGCAATGCCGCCATGTCTGCGGAAATCGCCGAGCTTGAAGTTGATGTCGATGACGACGCCAAAGAAGTAACCGCGCTTGACGCGACCGCCGATGTTGAAGAAGACATTGAGGATATGGGTGGTGATGACGACGGTGACGAGTTCGTTGAGTCACACAGCCGTCAGCTTCAGAAACGCTACAAAATTCAGGAAGTGATCAAACGCCGCCAGATCATTCTAGTTCAGGTCGTTAAGGAAGAACGCGGCAACAAGGGTGCGGCTCTTTCGACCTTCCTGTCGCTGGCCGGTCGTTATTGCGTTCTGATGCCAAACACCCCGCGTGGTGGCGGCATTTCGCGCAAGATCACCAATGCCAAGGATCGCAAGCGCCTGAAATCCATTCTGGCCGAGCTTGAGATTCCGGACGGCATGGCGGTGATCGTTCGTACCGCTGGTTCAGAACGGACCAAAGCCGAAATCAAACGCGACTTCGATTATCTGATGCGCCTGTGGGATCGTATCCGCGAAACCACCCTTCAGAGCCAGGCCCCGTGCCTGATTTACGAGGAAGCCGACCTTATCAAGCGTTCCATCCGTGACCTTTATGCTCGTGATGTTGATGAAGTTCTGGTCGAAGGTGACGATGGTTACCGGGTTGCCAAAGACTTCATGAAGATGCTGATGCCGTCGCATGCCAAGCGTGTGCAGCCCTACAAGGATCAGGGCGTGCCGCTGTTCCACCGTTTCCAGGTGGAAAGCCAGCTTGATGCGATGCTCAACCCGGTCGTGCAGCTTAAATCCGGTGGTTATCTGGTTATCAACCCGACCGAGGCACTGGTCGCGGTTGACGTTAACTCCGGCCGTTCGACCCGTGAACGCAACATCGAAGAAACCGCTTACAAGACCAACCTTGAAGCGGCCGAAGAGCTCGCACGCCAACTGCGCCTGCGTGACCTTGCCGGTCTGATCGTTGTCGACTTTATCGACATGGAAGACCACCGCAATCAGGCATCTGTCGAGCGCAAGCTTAAAGAAGCGATGCGCAACGACCGTGCGCGTCTTCAGATCGGCCGTATCAGCCCGTTTGGCCTGCTTGAAATGTCGCGTCAGCGCCTGCGCCCGTCGCTGGTCGAAAGCGCATTTGAAGTTTGCACCCATTGCCGTGGTGTCGGCCTTGTCCGTTCGATTGAAAGTGCAGCCCTTCACCTGCTGCGCGTGATCGAGGAAGAAGGCATGCGTCGCCGTTCCGGCGCGCTGACCGTTCATGTTGCCAGTGAAGTCGCGCTTTATATCCTCAACCGCAAACGTGACTCGCTTGGCGAGATCGAAAGCCGTTATGGCTTCAGCGTCATGATATTTGGCGATGACAGCCTGATTTCACCGGATCACCGTATCGAGCGTACACGCGCGAAAAAAGGTGACGAGGTCGAAGAGGTTTCTGCGGTTCTCAATACCGACAGTGTGTCGCTGACCGCGATTGAAAACCCGGTTGATCTCGAAGAAGAAGACGACGAAATCGAACGCAACGAAGACGACGATCAGGGCGGCAAGCGCCGTCGTCGCCGTCGTCGCCGCCGTGGCCGCAATGATGACCGCGATGATCGCAACAATGATCAGCCGCAGGAAGCATCAGACGACAGCGATGGCGCATCTGATAATGCAGATGGCAACAATAATGATGACGATGATGACGAAAGCAATCGCAAGCGCCGCCGTCGTGGCAAACGTGGTGGTCGCCGTCGTTCGCGTCGTCAGGACTTTGATGGCAACCGCACCCGTTCACCGGCTGATGATCCGGCCCTGACGGCTGCGCGTCGCAATCGTGATCACGAAGCACCGGACGGCACGGATGAAAACACCGTGATCGACGCCGACAGCGAAGGTCAGGATGCCGACAGCTTTGATCAGGAAGGCGTTCGTGCCGGTCGTACCCGCAGCACCACTGCCCCGGCCCCGGCCCGTCCGCGTCGTGATCGCAATGACAATCGCCGCAACCGTCGTGATCGCAACAGCCGTTCTGATCGCAATGACGGTGATGAAGATCGTGGTGATGTGAAAAACATCCCGATCCAGTCGGGCCCGGCCCCGGAAGCGAAGCCTGAAACCCAGGCGGAAGCGAAATCGGAAGCCGCAAGCGCACCGGCATCTGCCCCGGCAGAAGTCAGCGCACCGGCACCGAAGAAAGAAACGCCAAAGGCAGAAGCTCCGGTCGAAAAAACGGCAGAAAAACCTGCCGAGAAGCCTGTAGAAAAACCGACCGAACCGAAAGCGGCTGAGCCTGCCAAGGCTGAGAAAGCTGAACCGGCGCCTGCACCGGCAAAAGACGAAAAACCGAAGCCGAAGAAACGCGGCTGGTGGAGCCTCGGTCGTTAAGATCGGGCATCTGAACAAACAAAAAGGGCTGCCCATCGGGCAGCCCTTTTTTCGTGGTGATCTATTGAAAGATCAGCGTTTCCAGTTCTGAAGCGCCTTGACCGCACCGATCATCGTGTCTTCGCTATGCGCGAACGAGAAGCGGACATAGCCCTTGCCGCGCATGCGGTCGAAATCCGTCCCCGGTGTCGTTGCAACGCCGGTTTCTTCAAGCATCTGTTTACAGAACGCTTCGCTATCATTGGTCAGGTCGCGCACGTCGGCATAGAGGTAAAACGCGCCATCGGCCGGGGCAAACTTGGTAAAGCCCGCCTTCGGCAGACCATCCAGCAGGATTTCACGGTTACGCGCATAGGCCGCGATATTGGCCTGTAGCTCGTCCTCGCACTCAAAGGCCGCCACCGCCGCCAACTGTGACAACGCCGGTGCCGAGATGAACAGGTTTTGCTGCAGGCATTCGACTGCGCGCATCAGGTCGGGCGGCACAATCGCCCAACCCAGACGCCAGCCGGTCATGGAAAAGTATTTCGAGAAACTGTTGATGATGATCGCCTCATCACCGAATTCAAGCGCGGTGCATTCGGCAACATCGCCGAATGAAATGCCTTGATAGATCTCGTCACTGATCAGGCGAATGCCGTTTTCGCGGCAATAAGTTGCCAGTTCCCGGTAGGTTTCAACATCGATCATGCTGCCAGCCGGATTTGACGGGCTGGCAACGATCAGGCCATCAACCGGTTCATCCAGATCGCGCAGCATCTGAACCGTCGGCTGATAATGGGTTTCCGGTCCAGCTGGCAGGTTGATCGTATCAATACCTAGCGCACTTAGAATGTTGTGATAGGCAGGGTAACCGGGGGCCGCCATCGCAACACGATCACCGGCATCAAAGGCCGCCAAAAACGCCAGCACAAAGATCGATGAAGAGCCACTGGCGACACAAACCCGTGCCGGATCCACCGAAACACCGAATTTGGTTTTGTAATGCCCGGCAATGGCTTCGCGCAGCGGATCAATACCCATGGCGTTGGTATAGCCGATCAAATCGGACTCGAGCGCCTTGGCAGCGGCTTCGCGCACCTTGCGCGGTGCCGGGGTTCCGGGTTGGCCGACTTCAAGATGAAAGACAGCCTTGCCTTCCTTTTCGCGCGCATTGGCTGCACGCATCACATCCATCACGATAAAGGGCGAAATTGCACCACGAAGGGATTGTTTCAATGCCATTTGTGGGGTCCTGAAATGTGTTTAAGAGCAACAGGGCAGGATGTGCCCTGCCCTGTTGGTTGGTTTCTTGATTATCGGGTTCCGGCCATGCCGCCGCCTGCCGGGTCGGCAAGGAACTGGCAGCTTTCCGGATGGGGTGGCGTACCTTCAAGGCACTTGATGACATTGACCGAAGAAGCCCCGTCGGAATTCATCGAAATACCCGATGCAGCACCAGCACCAATCAGGTCTTCGGCCATGGTGGCGATCTGTTTGGTCGCACCGGCCGGCGTGCCCGTGCCGGCAATGCCGTAATAGTATTCCCAGACAAACGGGTTCACCATCAATGCCGGGCCCATCAACGGGGTTGAAATCATGTTCGCATCCCCCGCAGCCAGATTAAGGCCAAACGCATCCGCACCAAGACCAGCGCCAAACGGCTTGTTCATGGTGGTTACACAGGCCACAGCATTGGCCGCACGGTCGACAACAACAAAGCCACTGCGGCCAGCGCCAGCCTGCGCGGCTTCAGAACCCGATGCGATATCCGCCAGATAACGGTTGAGGATATCGGCAAGCTCGCCGCCCTCGGCAATCACCGAAGTGCCGGAATTAGAGCGCGGCGGATAGGCCAGATAAAGTGTTTCATTGCCAACCTTGACCTCGGTCGCGGTTTTCCACTGCGGGCGATAGGTACGCATGTCATCGGCGGTAAGTGTCCCGCCCGCCGCAGTGACAGCGTTGGCGATATCAGCCCCCAACGCACCGCTATAAAACTCGCCCGGTCCCTTGACGCGCAGTGACGTCAAAAGGGCCGCCAGATTGACCGCACGGATACGGTCGCCGACTTCAAGCATCTTGCCATCTGGCATGAAGGTGGCGCGCAATGCCGGGCTGGCTTCAATCCGGGCACGGTTTGCCTCGATATCCTTAACCAGTGACCGCGATACCGGCACGCCAAGGCGGGCATATTGTTCGGCCGCACTGATCAGCGAACCCCACTGCAAACGGCCATAACGTGCGCTCAAAGCATAAAGGCCGCGCGGAACGGTCGGGATGGTAGTTGGCGTCTGATCGGAACCGGTACGTGTGCCCGGACGTGGCCAGAAATCAAGGACTTCAACCTTTTTCGTTGCGCGGTCATGCACAACACAAACCCCGCCACCGCCAATTCCGGCAACAGATGGCTTGGTCACGGTCATGGTGGCGTAAAGCGCCACAGCAGCGTCCGCAGCCGTGCCACCGGCCGACAAAACATCCCGTGCATTCCGGACGGCACGTGGCTCATCAGCGACCACACCACCGAAATAACCGGACACTGCCCCTATTTGACCAAGATTTTCTGTTTCATTAGCACTACATGCGGCAAGACCGGCAGTCATTGCGATTGCGACCGCGATCCGCCATGATGGCTTGCGCGTCGGCACGGAACCGACATCAGTCGAACGAAAATATGGAACGCACATTTTGCTCAGACGCATTATTACTCTCACTGCCATTTTCCTTGTTGCCCTGCCTAGCACGGTTTTCGCGCAGGGTCGTTCTTTTATCCGCGACACAGAGATCGAGGAAACCCTTCGGATGTATGCCACGCCCATTTTCAGGGCAGCGGGCCTCGATCCGAA from Thalassospira indica harbors:
- a CDS encoding pyridoxal phosphate-dependent aminotransferase — translated: MALKQSLRGAISPFIVMDVMRAANAREKEGKAVFHLEVGQPGTPAPRKVREAAAKALESDLIGYTNAMGIDPLREAIAGHYKTKFGVSVDPARVCVASGSSSIFVLAFLAAFDAGDRVAMAAPGYPAYHNILSALGIDTINLPAGPETHYQPTVQMLRDLDEPVDGLIVASPSNPAGSMIDVETYRELATYCRENGIRLISDEIYQGISFGDVAECTALEFGDEAIIINSFSKYFSMTGWRLGWAIVPPDLMRAVECLQQNLFISAPALSQLAAVAAFECEDELQANIAAYARNREILLDGLPKAGFTKFAPADGAFYLYADVRDLTNDSEAFCKQMLEETGVATTPGTDFDRMRGKGYVRFSFAHSEDTMIGAVKALQNWKR
- a CDS encoding gamma-glutamyltransferase, coding for MRLSKMCVPYFRSTDVGSVPTRKPSWRIAVAIAMTAGLAACSANETENLGQIGAVSGYFGGVVADEPRAVRNARDVLSAGGTAADAAVALYATMTVTKPSVAGIGGGGVCVVHDRATKKVEVLDFWPRPGTRTGSDQTPTTIPTVPRGLYALSARYGRLQWGSLISAAEQYARLGVPVSRSLVKDIEANRARIEASPALRATFMPDGKMLEVGDRIRAVNLAALLTSLRVKGPGEFYSGALGADIANAVTAAGGTLTADDMRTYRPQWKTATEVKVGNETLYLAYPPRSNSGTSVIAEGGELADILNRYLADIASGSEAAQAGAGRSGFVVVDRAANAVACVTTMNKPFGAGLGADAFGLNLAAGDANMISTPLMGPALMVNPFVWEYYYGIAGTGTPAGATKQIATMAEDLIGAGAASGISMNSDGASSVNVIKCLEGTPPHPESCQFLADPAGGGMAGTR
- a CDS encoding penicillin-binding protein 1A, encoding MRILLSIFGFLFLMAVAGGAGMLAIFWHFGQGLPDYTQLENYEPEVMTRVHASDGALIAEYAREKRVFVPISAIPPKVVDAFVAAEDKNFFSHPGIDFASVLRAAVTNVVNMGTGKRPVGASTITQQVAKNFLLTNEVSYERKIKEAILSFRIERAFSKEHILELYLNEIYLGSGSYGVAAAALRYFDKSLDELNIEEAAYLAALPKAPSNYHPVRNHDEAKARRNWVIGRMLEENYITEAEAQAAWSAPLQGKSRESVDTYQADFFAEEVRRQLVDRYGEGMLYDGGLSVRSTVVPRLQDIADKALFDGLVEYDRRHGWRGPITNIDLSGNWQQALREVETPADIPWDRAVVLDTDANEAKLGLMNGEQGRIPLRFLTWARPWQKGQTLGAVVNRPSDVLKPGDVIYVKHFAELDGETLPPNTYGLRQIPNVNGGLVAMDPHTGRVLAMSGGFSHDLSKFNRATQARRQPGSAFKPFIYLAALDQGFTPSTLVLDAPFVIDQGPGLGKWKPGNYSGQFYGPSTMRLGIEKSRNLMTVRLAQTIGMPTVVDYAERFGIVDEMPDVLSMSLGAAETTVMRLTAAYAELVNGGKKITPTLIDRIQDRRGNVIYRRDERECTLCQDVEFRNQMPPDLPDTREQLTDPASAFQMVHIMEGVISRGTGRTIAELGYPLAGKTGTTNDSRDAWFVGFSPDLAVGVYVGFDDNRSLGDKEQGASAAAPIWKEFMRGALEGTKAIPFRTPPGIRMVRVESRTGLPAGPGAQDVIWEAFKPGTIPASNDNVIDGGYSGSGNSDNSAGAVSGPGGIY
- a CDS encoding alkaline phosphatase D family protein, producing MSFRLSRRKFLATSATAGAASAMGGFFMPSISRAADRPMITHGVQSGDVTANTACIWGRADRASRMITEIATTEGFKNSVRIPHVDVLPERDFAGKLALADLPAGQDVFYKIHFENLDDARASSEPIIGHFRTAPAAKRNIRFGWSGDTAGQGWGIDEDRGGMKTYATIAKHNPDFFIHSGDTIYADGPFAETQKTPDGQIWKNITTEDTAKVAETIDEFRGNYKYNMLDQHLREFNRLIPVYYQWDDHEVTNNWYPGEMLLGDDRYTEKSASLLAARANRAFREMLPVTEHASEPGRVYRKVSYGPSLEIFFLDMRTYRGTNDANNSATPTDNTDFLGRAQMEWLKRGLLNSKATWKVIAADMPIGMIVYDDWKNKSTFENLANGDGAPAGREFEIVELLRFIKNAKINNTVWLTADVHYTAAHYYDPNKAQFQDFEPFWEFVSGPLHAGTFGPSDMDNTFGPQVKFTKYPTKEQGVNLPPSYGLQFFGLVDIDAETEQFRVSLRDVADEELYTVTLDPVLG
- a CDS encoding Rne/Rng family ribonuclease, coding for MVKRMLIDATHAEESRVVVIHGNRLEEYDVETSTKKQIKGNIYLAKVTRVEPSLQAAFVDYGGNRHGFLAFSEIHSDYYQIPVADREALAQQSNTQVKDAEIVEDNIGDTEDSPKKDKKPSRSRSRRKPRAQSKDEASDTPEAENTDAAASEDAAAPSDAATDNAGSGEEEEAKPRRRRPRNRRKKSDDVEASGTDAEASTDGNDNNGSDGDDTPTGGNAAMSAEIAELEVDVDDDAKEVTALDATADVEEDIEDMGGDDDGDEFVESHSRQLQKRYKIQEVIKRRQIILVQVVKEERGNKGAALSTFLSLAGRYCVLMPNTPRGGGISRKITNAKDRKRLKSILAELEIPDGMAVIVRTAGSERTKAEIKRDFDYLMRLWDRIRETTLQSQAPCLIYEEADLIKRSIRDLYARDVDEVLVEGDDGYRVAKDFMKMLMPSHAKRVQPYKDQGVPLFHRFQVESQLDAMLNPVVQLKSGGYLVINPTEALVAVDVNSGRSTRERNIEETAYKTNLEAAEELARQLRLRDLAGLIVVDFIDMEDHRNQASVERKLKEAMRNDRARLQIGRISPFGLLEMSRQRLRPSLVESAFEVCTHCRGVGLVRSIESAALHLLRVIEEEGMRRRSGALTVHVASEVALYILNRKRDSLGEIESRYGFSVMIFGDDSLISPDHRIERTRAKKGDEVEEVSAVLNTDSVSLTAIENPVDLEEEDDEIERNEDDDQGGKRRRRRRRRRGRNDDRDDRNNDQPQEASDDSDGASDNADGNNNDDDDDESNRKRRRRGKRGGRRRSRRQDFDGNRTRSPADDPALTAARRNRDHEAPDGTDENTVIDADSEGQDADSFDQEGVRAGRTRSTTAPAPARPRRDRNDNRRNRRDRNSRSDRNDGDEDRGDVKNIPIQSGPAPEAKPETQAEAKSEAASAPASAPAEVSAPAPKKETPKAEAPVEKTAEKPAEKPVEKPTEPKAAEPAKAEKAEPAPAPAKDEKPKPKKRGWWSLGR
- a CDS encoding N-acetylmuramoyl-L-alanine amidase; this translates as MLVKIARTMMVVFALLCASQIIVSGASAQTAKVLGARLGVYPDYTRFVIDLDQEVDFTYFLLPDPYRIIIDMPEIDWNAPPGKVTSGGGLISGLRYGLFKPGTFRVVLDVAQPSLVSKIFSLPPGGGKPNRLVVDLKPTQRDGFLTASRQSMEAYSARSRNDTSATEQSVDVAVQSGRGGEEKPLIAIDAGHGGVDPGAIGVGNVYEKDLTLAAARQLAETLTASGRYRVLLTRDKDVFLKLRQRVDIARKAGADLFISLHADSIGNPKHRGASVYTLSENASDKEAAALASKENKADVIAGIDLSDENTLVQSILIDLAQRETMNLSATLAANMVSQLAQSIELQRRTHRFAGFAVLKAPDIPSALFEMGYLSNATDAKLLQSPAHRKKIADAVLRAIDIYFEKHKF